The following are from one region of the Methanolacinia paynteri genome:
- a CDS encoding type II toxin-antitoxin system HicB family antitoxin produces the protein MFRFLIIIEKADGNYSAYSPDLPGCVATGKTREEAEKNMHEAIAFHIEGLKDDGLPIPEGKSSASWVLV, from the coding sequence ATGTTCAGGTTTCTGATTATTATCGAAAAGGCGGACGGAAATTATTCCGCATATTCCCCGGACCTTCCGGGATGTGTTGCGACCGGCAAAACCCGCGAGGAGGCGGAGAAGAATATGCACGAGGCGATTGCGTTTCACATTGAGGGGCTGAAAGACGACGGGCTCCCGATCCCCGAGGGGAAGTCTTCGGCGTCGTGGGTTTTGGTTTGA
- a CDS encoding type II toxin-antitoxin system HicA family toxin — protein sequence MKVREVIKIIEVEGWYLVSVRGSHRQYKNPNIPGRITIPGNMNDTLAPGTLNSILKQAGIKERK from the coding sequence ATGAAGGTTAGGGAAGTCATAAAGATTATAGAAGTAGAGGGATGGTACCTTGTATCTGTAAGGGGAAGTCATAGGCAGTACAAAAATCCCAATATCCCCGGAAGAATAACGATTCCGGGCAACATGAACGATACCCTCGCACCCGGTACACTAAACAGCATATTGAAACAGGCAGGAATAAAGGAGAGAAAATAA
- a CDS encoding 4Fe-4S binding protein — translation SKPDRTWEIDRFRCIICNSCVEACPKDCLSTSNVYKEPVLSGPVKDKVIGPEVVEAEKEAPAGAE, via the coding sequence TCGAAGCCGGACCGCACGTGGGAGATCGACAGGTTCAGGTGCATCATTTGCAACTCGTGCGTCGAGGCCTGCCCGAAGGACTGCCTCTCGACTTCAAACGTGTATAAGGAGCCTGTTCTCTCCGGCCCGGTGAAGGATAAGGTGATTGGACCTGAGGTTGTTGAGGCTGAAAAAGAGGCTCCTGCGGGAGCTGAGTGA
- a CDS encoding hydrogenase large subunit — protein MTGRRTVVPFGPQHPVLPEPIHLDLVIEDEKVLEAIPSIGYVHRGLEKLVEKRDFKNFVYIAERICGICSFIHSVGFCQGIENIMDIEVPERAKYLRTIWSEYSRMHSHLLWMGLFADAMGFENLFMNAWRIREQVLDVMEETTGGRVIQGSCKVGGVRRDISGSKLKEMSAGLDRTYAEVEELNHVFFDDSTVIHRTSGIGYLSKDDAYHLGAVGPTARGCGVAIDARETGYLAYPELDFKPVVENAGDCYSRCVVRAKEVLQSADLIKQAIEKIPDGDIEVKVKGNPDGEYFSRVEQPRGECIHYVKGNGKRYLVRERVRTPTLTNIPPLVKMLAGCEMADVPVIVLTIDPCIGCAER, from the coding sequence ATGACAGGAAGGCGAACGGTAGTTCCGTTCGGGCCGCAGCATCCCGTTCTCCCGGAGCCGATCCACCTTGATCTCGTGATCGAGGACGAGAAGGTTCTCGAGGCGATCCCTTCAATCGGGTATGTCCACCGCGGGCTGGAGAAGCTCGTGGAGAAGAGGGATTTCAAGAACTTCGTGTATATCGCGGAGAGGATCTGCGGGATATGCAGTTTCATCCACAGCGTCGGGTTCTGCCAGGGGATCGAGAATATCATGGATATCGAGGTCCCGGAGAGAGCGAAGTACCTGAGGACGATCTGGTCGGAGTACTCGAGGATGCACAGCCACCTTCTCTGGATGGGGCTGTTTGCGGACGCGATGGGATTCGAGAACCTCTTCATGAACGCGTGGAGAATCCGCGAGCAGGTGCTCGACGTGATGGAGGAGACTACCGGCGGAAGGGTGATCCAGGGTTCGTGCAAGGTCGGCGGTGTCCGGAGGGATATCTCCGGGTCGAAGTTGAAGGAGATGTCGGCGGGCCTCGACAGGACCTATGCCGAGGTCGAGGAGCTGAACCATGTCTTCTTCGACGATTCGACGGTTATCCACAGGACGAGCGGAATCGGGTATCTCTCCAAGGACGATGCCTACCACCTCGGGGCTGTCGGGCCGACTGCGAGAGGTTGCGGGGTTGCGATCGATGCACGCGAGACCGGATATCTTGCATACCCGGAGCTTGACTTCAAGCCGGTCGTCGAGAATGCGGGAGACTGCTACTCGCGGTGTGTTGTCCGTGCGAAGGAGGTTCTCCAGTCGGCGGACCTGATCAAACAGGCGATAGAGAAGATTCCCGACGGGGATATCGAGGTGAAGGTGAAGGGCAACCCGGACGGAGAGTACTTCTCGCGGGTCGAGCAGCCGAGAGGCGAGTGCATCCATTACGTGAAGGGCAACGGGAAGAGGTACCTGGTCAGGGAGCGTGTGAGGACGCCGACTTTGACGAATATCCCGCCGCTTGTAAAGATGCTCGCGGGCTGCGAGATGGCGGATGTCCCGGTGATTGTCCTGACGATCGATCCGTGTATCGGGTGTGCGGAGAGGTGA
- a CDS encoding NADH-quinone oxidoreductase subunit C, with translation MTIEEQLIREISVGELLDEVKAKSDDGYRLVQIGCTRIEDAFEINYSFDKENRFENLRVTIGEDVTMPSISDIYWGAFIYENEMHDLYGIPVEGMNLDFKGNLIRTSVPHPFRGEVTVKKVPAKKAVEETKEEAKADAGGEE, from the coding sequence ATGACTATCGAAGAACAACTGATAAGGGAGATTTCGGTCGGCGAACTTCTGGACGAAGTGAAAGCGAAGTCGGACGACGGGTACCGCCTGGTCCAGATCGGGTGCACGAGAATCGAGGACGCCTTCGAGATCAACTACTCGTTCGACAAAGAGAATCGTTTCGAGAACCTCCGGGTCACGATCGGCGAAGACGTGACGATGCCGAGCATATCTGATATATACTGGGGAGCGTTCATCTACGAAAACGAGATGCACGACCTCTACGGGATTCCGGTCGAAGGGATGAACCTGGATTTCAAGGGGAATCTTATCAGGACGAGCGTCCCGCACCCGTTCAGGGGCGAGGTTACGGTGAAGAAAGTCCCGGCGAAGAAAGCGGTGGAAGAGACCAAGGAAGAAGCGAAGGCCGATGCGGGAGGTGAAGAATGA
- a CDS encoding NADH-quinone oxidoreductase subunit B family protein, with the protein MAYITKSPWIIHYDASSCNGCDIEVLACLTPLYDVERFGIINTGNPKHADVFLVTGSVNEQNKPVIKNIYKQMPKPNVVVAIGACALSGGVFRECYNVAGGVDKLIPVDVYVPGCAAKPEAIIDGVVQALGVLEKKREDMKKEAEAGH; encoded by the coding sequence ATGGCATACATAACAAAATCCCCCTGGATTATACACTACGACGCGTCGAGCTGCAACGGCTGCGACATCGAGGTCCTTGCCTGCCTTACACCTCTCTATGACGTGGAGCGGTTCGGGATCATCAATACCGGAAACCCGAAGCATGCCGACGTCTTCCTCGTGACGGGCAGCGTGAACGAGCAGAACAAGCCGGTGATCAAAAATATCTACAAACAGATGCCCAAGCCGAACGTGGTCGTGGCGATCGGGGCCTGTGCATTATCGGGCGGTGTCTTCCGCGAGTGCTACAACGTGGCCGGGGGAGTGGACAAGCTGATCCCGGTGGACGTGTATGTTCCCGGCTGTGCTGCGAAACCGGAGGCGATAATCGACGGGGTTGTACAAGCCCTCGGGGTACTGGAAAAGAAGAGAGAAGATATGAAGAAAGAGGCGGAGGCGGGGCACTAA